In Natranaerovirga pectinivora, the sequence CTTTTTCCATACTTTGTTTTTGTATTCTTCGATGGGCTTCATCTTCTGTCAAACACATATGTTCAATAAGTAATTTTTTGGCTTTTGCAATTAGTTGTTGTTCCTTTTTAGAGTCTTTTAATGTCACTACTTCTTTTTCTAATTTTTTTATACTTCTATTTGTTTTAAGTAATATCTGTATAGTATTCAATAACATATTTTTATTGATTGGCTTTATAATTGGCACAAAAGAAGATTCTTGATTAAGTTGTGCATAATTTTGCACTTCAAATTCATTTAACATCACTAAAACCGGAGCTATTTTTTCATAAACGATTACTTCTGTAAGCTCTAAGCTACTTAAGCCTTTCATATAACCATCAAGAATACAGATGTCTGGGTATATCGAATGTACTTTCCTTAAGTAATCAT encodes:
- a CDS encoding ANTAR domain-containing response regulator, with translation MAIRILVGAGKEKNLKQLSNFLSNNGFIVAGEVDDGYDYLRKVHSIYPDICILDGYMKGLSSLELTEVIVYEKIAPVLVMLNEFEVQNYAQLNQESSFVPIIKPINKNMLLNTIQILLKTNRSIKKLEKEVVTLKDSKKEQQLIAKAKKLLIEHMCLTEDEAHRRIQKQSMEKGIQKIKIAEAIILMYD